The following is a genomic window from Crossiella equi.
ACCGGGGAGTCCACAGAGGACACCGGCGCGGTGCTCTCGCGCATGCTGGACGTGCTGGTGGCCCGCACCGCCGCGCCCGAGCGCGAGCTGCGCGCGTACGGGGCGCAGGACCGGATGGCCGTGGTCAACGCGATGACCACCGAGGAGCACCCCACCCAGGCGCTCACCGACCTCACCACCCTGCTCGGCCACTTCGGCTCCCTGGACGGGCTGCGCGTGCTGTACGTGGGCGAGGGCAACAACACCGCGACCGCGCTGACCCTGGCGCTGCCGCGCTGCCCGGGCACCGAGCTGCACCTGCGCACCCCCGCCGGGTACGGCGTGCCGGAGTCGTTCGTGGAACGCGGTGGGATCAGCGCCAAGCGCACCGGCTCGGTGCTCACCCAGGCGCACGACCTCGACGACCTGCCCGAGGTCGACGTCGTCTACACCACGCGCTGGCAGACCACCGGTACCAGCAAGCCGGACCCGGACTGGCGGGCGGTGTTCGACCCGTTCCAGGTCAACGCCGCCCTGATGGCCCGCTGCCCGGGCGCGGTATTCCTGCACGACCTGCCCGCCCACCGCGGCGAGGAGGTCACCGCCGAGGTGCTCGACGGCCCGGCCAGCCTGGCGTTCACGCAGGCGGAGAACAAGTACCACAGCGCCCGCGCCGTCCTGGAGCTCTGCTCCGG
Proteins encoded in this region:
- a CDS encoding ornithine carbamoyltransferase, whose translation is MPHLISIDDLTDEDLHWLVRRGAAYAAGELEGEKPLRDLVVGVLFRKTSTRTRTAFSAGALRLGAQLITYGPGDLQENTGESTEDTGAVLSRMLDVLVARTAAPERELRAYGAQDRMAVVNAMTTEEHPTQALTDLTTLLGHFGSLDGLRVLYVGEGNNTATALTLALPRCPGTELHLRTPAGYGVPESFVERGGISAKRTGSVLTQAHDLDDLPEVDVVYTTRWQTTGTSKPDPDWRAVFDPFQVNAALMARCPGAVFLHDLPAHRGEEVTAEVLDGPASLAFTQAENKYHSARAVLELCSGRRA